aaacacaataatcaaataatcaggttgaaaacgcaatcccaaacacccccttaataaTCTCTAGCTCAAGTAGTATGAGGATTTGAGTTCTTTGAATACTCAAGTTGAATTCTTATTTGGTGCAAAAAAGGAGTGAGGCACCGGTGGGCAGTGATAGGAGACCCAGATAAAACtaggttcgatccttgagccaaacgggttttactggtaatttACCGTCGCGCCTACGGACGGGTGAGTTACCgagttttccccggaattggtggtggaccaCTCGgtttactctcggagtactccgtttgtccagtgggtgccccgagagtgctcgggattgatttgttggccgttcaaaaaaatatatatatataaaaattgaTCAAAGGTATAAGCATTTAATTTATTTAACTAATAACAAAAAAGAACTTATTAGTTTTGTTAATGATCTATAATGATTAACAATACAATAACATGTAATTATAGCTCAACTTGTTTCTACAGTAAAAAAGGTTACAATGTTTGGTAGATCATCAAAGagcaaaaagccaaaaacattaaaattttCGAATCCTATTATGAAGTTGAGGGTAGAGAAGTGATTGGTACTCAAAAATTAAGGTACGTTTAAAGTTAGGACAACCCTAAATCTTCTGAATGTACCAATGTATCACgtcatatatttttattttttttattattccaTTGCAAAAATTTGACTTTCCAACTTGTTGACTCTGTCCAACCCACGAAGAGGAAACCAACAGCCCAATACTAATAGTAGGATTTCTGGCACGTTGTGATGGACATTAggttggtattagttcggtttgTTATGTCTACGTGACCGGTACCTTTATAGTTTATGATATCAAGTGTGAATACAACTCTATTTTTTATATCAGTAAAAACGTCGAGAAACCGTAAAACCAAATATTTATACCAATATCAATGTTGTTGGAACATGAACAATTCGTTTAAACACGGTAAAGTATAAAAATCAATTATTTTTGACGTGTTTGATTTTCCATTATTTTTTTTGTCGAAATGTAGATAAAAAGTAAGTACGTCGAAACGACATATTTAGAATTTTGtacaatattatattatattattaaaataattgcCACTTTAGAAAACTAAACTGTGAATCAGCTTTAATTACGTGCACAGTTTGTTGTGCTTTCCCTTGGCCGACATCACGAATGTAACCGGTATGGTTTATACAAATATATAGCTTAATGATTATTTTTATTAGCATGAATACACAATTCAATATTTTCTTTCATCAATTTTATTTAACATCATGTAAAGTTTTGTAATGGTTATTTATAATAACTCACCTTAGTTGAAAGTTTCTCTTGACTAACCAAAGTCTTCCGTTAAACCAATTAAATCTGTATAAGATAATCACCAAAGTAATTACAGTGTTCGATCTTTCTTCTGTTTAATTCCTTGAAGCCTCAATGATCACCTGAAATGGTCGTAATGTCCGAACAATTTCCTACGAAATTTTAATGTTTGAAATATTTTAGTTTTTCGTTGGAAAATGATTAATTGATTGTACgttttaattattatatatttttgtcTTTTCATCGGAAAATGGTTAGAATTCCGCCCAAATTTTTTTATTGGaattttttgtataaaaattgacaatctatactatataataaaagaaaccaatggaaggacacatgtcattcattgaagccatctattttttttagttaattaatattaattaaaagataattataaaattaagtttaatataaatttaaataattcgtaaaagagataatataatatttaaaaacaTTTATCATGTAAACACTTTCATTATCTAAATAATGCGGTCATTTATGGTGTTTGAAAAATATTGATTATTTTTCTTATGTcttattaatataaatattcaattATTCATTTACTAGGTTATGGACCCCGTGggttacacgggttaaataaaaaaatatctcACGTAAGTAAAAGATgataaataacataaaaaaaaatgcTTAAGACCACTCATAATCAGAAAAATGTCAATTTCTACGAAATTTGAAGAAAAAACATAAATTTGCACAATTTGAGATGCTAATATATCAAAgataattattactatttattaaTATATACATAAGTTAAAACTTACAATtaactttttcattatttaatatatataattaaatttattcaatgcgtacaatacacggggttcttaaaaatatagtttttttaattatttaatatataaaattacatttaattaACCCATGTagtaaacgagatttttaaatatatattgttttattatttggtatataaaattacatttattcaacccgtgtaataaacgagatttttaaagatataatttttttattaattggtatataaaattacatttattcaacccgtgtaatacacggggttctaacctagttaaggTAATATTTTGAAGTGCTTACAATGTGTATGCATATACATAGAAAGACATGGTCTTTTGTAACCATAAAAGGTCAGTCGTAGGTTGGAGTATAGGATGTGTAGGACACACATGCAACATACCATAACTTATGCTCTAAGTTAAACTAATTTCAACTCTCTTTGCACCTCCTTCATTATATATCATACGTAGAATTAGTCATTCGACTCTTCATGCAAAATAATCATGGCTTCTCGCCACACCAAAATAACATTCCCCTCCAAACTCGTGAACCTTTTCCACTCTAAAAACTCTCTTTTTTACTTGTTTGTATTCTTGATTTGCTTGCCGATCGGCTTCATTTGCTCTTTTTACCTTCAAAGCTTCTCTGCAGCCATTCAGACCTCTATTTTTAGTGTTTTCCGTTCATTATCATTAGTATCACCgccaccactaccactaccacatGCAGACACTCTTTCGTCAttaacaccaccaccatcactagTATCACCTCCACCATTAAGTTCAAACCTGCCACAACCGCCACTACCACTACCAGATAATCTTTCTTTATCACCACCTCCACCACTAACTTCAAACCTGCCACAACCgtcactaccactaccactagaTAATCTTTCTTTATCACCACCTCCACTACCACCACTAACTTCAAACCTACCACAACCGCCACCACCACTatcactaccactaccactaccaggTAATCTTTCTTtatcaccaccactaccaccactaaCTTCAAACCTACGAGAACCGCCACTACCACTACCAGATGATCTTTCTTTATCGCCACCACCACTAGCACCACTATCATCGGAATCTATTCCCTCGGCCATATCGCCATCATCACTGCCGTTTAAGGTTTCAATAACGGAACAAATGCCCATGATGCACAATATGAGTGATGATGAGTTGGTAAAGAGAGTGATGGAAATTCCAAAGATGACCACCACAAATACCCCTTATAAGGTGGCATTTATGTTCTTGACACCGGGGCCATTGCCACTTTCACCTTTGTGGGAACTGTTCTTCAAAGGGCATAAAGGTCTTTTCTCCATCTACGTCCACCCCCATCCATCTTACAATGACACCATCCCTCAAGACTCCGTCTTCTATGCCACAAGAATTACTAGCCAGGTAGCTTAATTTACCAACTGTAATGATTTCAGTAtctttataataataataataataataataataataataataataataataataataataataataataataaaattattattAGTGAATAAAATTATTTCTCCATCCAAACCAATATGGTCACCAATAGAGTTGATGATCCACTAGGAAAGACAAATTCTTTAATAACACCTAGGTTTAAAAGTCTTCACAGATAGATATCACGAGATGACATCACATGATTAACAAAAATTAGTCATtaataaaagaaaatataaaTCAATTTGGTCAATTATAAATACCAAAATTGTTTTGTATAATTGAATAAGATAACTTTTCAGTTAGTTCGTTATAAAGGTATAAACAATGCTATTTTAACATTGACTCTTTTGAAACATTTTAGTTTAGTtctaaaataaataagttttataagttgcaatatagtaataataattaattACGTTATAGTTTATAAGTAGCGTAATTTTATTACTCTAGTGTAGTTATTTTTGTTGTACTAACAATTATTTGTTGAATGGTGTAATTATCATAATTATGAAGATGTCATTGCGTCCTTTTTGATTCACTTAGTACCCTTCACATGGTAAATGTTATTTGTACCGAATCCCAAACCTATATGTCGATGTTTTTTTCGAACGGACAATGAATAAAAGTCCGGCCACCCAGGGGCGCAACTTTCAAGGGGTCGGGAGGGTCGCccaaccccccgaacttttcgctcagtagtgttatatatgtacgtttcgtatataattttttaggtatatacgttttcgacccccggtttttgtttttttaggcataattttaggttcggtgacttccgaccccccgatcggaaatctcaagcttcgccactgcggCCACCCAGGGGCCAGGATAACCAAATGGCAAAAGGTGACCTCATACGCCCTAGATCGCAGACAGCGCTGGGTAGCCCAAGCCTATCTCTCCGGTTCGAAGAAAACCCACCGTACGAAGTCCCACTGTGGTAAAAGCCAGTTGGGATCTGATTCGAACTTCAGACCTGTTACCTTCAACGTTTCTAATATGTAGAAACGATATTAGAAACGCCCTTATATTTTAAAGTCAATAAAATATCATAATAAGGTCTAATCACTAATACACGTTTATTTTACTAATACTACTCCACCCATCGTAACATATATATGTTTCGGATGCTTGGGTACAATATCACACACACGGATGGATGctcttttaaatttaatataataataataagtttaaaTCACCAATACACGTTTATATTACTAATGTTAATTACTTCATGAACTACAAAATTTAAATTTCATAGATATGGATGCTTGAGCCTTGAGTCTTGTATCGTTTACTTTGCAGCCTTTGTATTGGGGTGATATTTCAATGGTAGATGCCGAGAGAAGACTGCTAGCAAATGCACTCCTTGATCCGTCAAATCAACGATTCGTGTTACTATCCGATTCATGTATTCCGTTGTTTAACTTCACCACGACTTATAGTTATCTTGTTAACTCAAATTTAAGCTACATAGCCTCTTTTGACGACAAAAGAAAATCAGGCCGTGGTCGCTACAATCCACAAATGTCACCAAACATCACCATTCAAGATTGGCGAAAAGGGTCTCAATGGTTTGAAGTTAATCGTGATCTTGCTCTAGAGATTGTTGCTGAACAAAACTACTACAGTCTTTTCAAAGAATATTGCCATCCACCATGTTACAATGATGAACATTATTTACCAACATTGGTGAATATTTTATATGGAGGGTTAAACTCAAACCGAACTATTACACATGTTGATTGGTCAAGGGCGGGCCCTCATCCACGAAAATATGCGGGTAGCGAGATTACAGAAGAGCTATTGAACTCGATTCGATTTGGTTCTACTGAATGTGTTTATAATGATAACACAACACCTATGTGTGTGTTGTTTGCTAGGAAGTTTACACCAGGTACTTTGAATCCTTTGTTAATGTTTGCTCCTTTGTTGTTTGGTTCTAGTTGAAAACAATTTGCATGTTTAAGGAGTGTAAATTTTCTATGTCTATATATATTATTAGAATATTCATGAGTCGTGAGAGGTgcaaaaataattataaaaatgtaaatacTAATGGCCATATACAAGAGAGATGCAAATAAAATCAATGCTTGTGTCTTCGTACTCTTTTTATGATACCAATCACGAATAGCTATGGATCCTATGATTTGAAATACCTTCAATAATGATCTTATGATTTTAAATGGGAGTTAATAATCCCACATTATtctcacatggtgtatacggcCTGTATTAGGTTATACGGCCTGTATAGAATAAAGTTAACTGACAAAGGCTGCAACTGACAAAGGTTGTGCCAGCAGCCTTTGTCAGTTGACTTTATTCTATACAGGTCGTATAACCTTACACGGaccgtatacaccatgtgagaATAAGATTTTTGTctggtcgtatacaatgtatacgacgATTTATATAGGCCGTATAACGTTATATGACCCGTATATTTCCAATTTCGTCTGAATTAAAACTATAGATTTCTCGATATTCGTGCGAGTTATTTGATTCGACGTTAGATTCCTCGATCCGCGTGTTAATCATTTGATACGATGTAATATTCCGTAGAAACGTCTATATAAACGACACTAATCTTATTCATTTTCATTCAACTTCTATTCATTTCTTTTATATTTCTCTGTATTCAAATCATATAATTTTCATTCATCTTCTATTATATGCAATTTGAATACAGAGCATATTGGCATTAACTCTTGTGTAGTATTTGTTTGGTGTATATGAGAGTTGAAagtgtaggaaccgttcgcgtaaataaataaaataaacaaacttttattactgattacaatacaaagaaagatggaaaataaaaatactgttacaactgaaataaacaaatataagaattggagtagaagcagaaaaactgatgactgaggcacgtgttcaacacgcttcccttaaaacaaattccgagtctcccaggagtactcgttttgtttcccagggtacaacagccgaagcagaaTACTGCAGGAGTTGACCTACAACCCGAAAACTATCTTGAAGAGAGCAGGAGAAGATCAGAAAGCTGTAGAGAGAAAGTTGGATTTGCTGTTGTGTTACTGGTGTGTTCTGCAGctgggtatggagctgtatttataacGCTCCTAAGTCGAAACAGTCAAAAGGAATTAAGGAGAGGtataaattgcattaaacgtcttcgatgcaatttaatacgtcatttaattcgcTGTTAAAGCCATTTGACTCGCCAGTTTCGAATGCAGAACTGAAACTACTTCATCATTAAATGCTGGAAGGTTCTGCGCGCGCGCAAGATACactggtgcgccgcgcacgtcacctcagggcccatgcaccatgcgcgcaaCCGCAGGCCTTCATGCCACGTGTACTCGCGCGCGGACTGCCACGCCACGCGCTTCGAACCTGCACGCCACTtcaccacttggtccttgcagccTCTGTGATCCACCACGCGCATGTCGTCAAAAATACAAAgacggctcgcggcgatgcgagcgtgcgaagtgcaaagtgcgccatcaaagcgccacattgcgcctcatcgcccacccCACGCgcccttcgcgagtacacttagtgtgtgcttccatgaaacaataagggtGGAGAGTTCctacttaaatacccatttaagttccatcccTACTcgtatgtgggacaaggtgcaactttcccttttgtttcagcattcaatgtttcaaatacccaactttgagcatcgatatctcattcatcttagctccgttttggacgtggtttactTTGTTGCGAaactcttccaacatagaacacaaacccacaaataaatatataaaacccgctcattttcttatatttatttctagtacaaaataggaaaaaatcattttcctatatttgtgaaaaatacaCATATCGTGGTTATATAGGTGTTAAATTAGGGACTTATTTGTACGAAATATCTGTCATGATTTATGAAATAATAAGCATTTGGTTAGAAACTATGTATGTTTCTAAACTTATTGATTTGGAGATCTTATATGCATGCCATGACCTTATGATATGAATTGCCGATAATGATTTAGGATAGGATAGGATGATTCGATGTAAACTGTTTGGTTAAATCTTGTCGCACACTTAGAATGTACAACCTAGACTGCGTGTGGTACAAACAGGAGATGCACACTCCCGTTCCGTACAATCCTTGGCTGCACATTAAATCACCGGGCTAAACTAAACCCGCACACTCTCCTATAACTAAATAGCATGACCGCACACTACCAGGCGGCCGCACACTCCCCTGTGTGCCGCACACTTTATAGTGGGCCGCCCAATTGAATTAAGCCTTATCTTTGTTGGGTCACAACAAAGATGGACCGCACACTTATTTAGCACATTATTAAACCGCACACTCCATTAGGTCGCCACAGTTACATGACCGCACTCTTGTCAGGTGGCCGCATACTTGTCAAGTGGTCGCACACTCTCGTGTAGGCCGCGCACTAATACGTGGGCCGCACACTCAACCTTGGGCCCTATTCCTTAGTGGGCCACACACTAATATAAGCCTAGAGGTGTTCATGAGCCGATCCGATCCGATCCGAGCGAGGGTCTGCTCgtgctcggattgaattacaaccAATCCGATCCGATCGGATCGAATTTGCAAAACCTAGCACAAAAGTGATGCTcgtgctcggattgaatttgacCGAACAACAGTTGGTAACGGTATTGGTATTATTGGAACTGAGACCGATATATGACTATTTCAAAGTAAACTAAGGTTTTCCATTGATTTAAAGCCCGTGCTGATATCCATTTGGGTGAGTACTGTGCCAAAGCGAACAGATGGTGTCCGGACTACATTGGTACCAATGGCGGTGATCATTTGTATCTTTTTTTTGTTGCTATACCGAGTCCCAGTATCGTAACGGTATTGTAACTCACCGAACTAATATCAATCGAAAGCCCGCCGCAAAGCGCGGGATATCCCAATAGTTTTTTTAACAATAAATTATAAAATAACTTTTACCCCTTTTTATTATAACTTGAAACTTTTTAAATTTACCCATTTTTAAGTAGTATCTTTtgcctttgtttttttttttttctagtttttaCTTTTTTCAGCTTTTTTTTCCGTTTTCACTTCATTtatttttgagttaattactgttttcgtccatgtggtttgtcaaaaatcactatttcagtccattagtttaaaatttgcgatttcagtccatgtggtttcactttcgtaatcatttcagtccctgtggtttcactttcgtaatcatttcaatccattattctgttaagtacagtgactaaaatggttacgaggtggactgaaatggttacgaaagtgaaaccacagggactgaagtcacaatttttaaattaatggactgaaatagtgatttttgacaaactacAAAGACGAAAagagtaattaactctttatttttAATCTTCTTTTTTGTTGACCTTTTTTATTGGTTCATACTTTCTTCCTTTTCAAAAAGCACCAAAATGCTTACAGAAACCCAAAGCATAGAGGATTACTAGACCGTTGTTAAACAAAAAACTACAAAAACCCACTAGTGATCATTGCTAGTTCAACTAGCCTAGTTGAAGACGAGTACACGAAcgtttgatgaagaaagttgtaGAACAAGAGCCGGAGTGTTACCATTATCTCCTCAACCATCGTCATTCGGCACGCCAAATCTCCCTTTATGAATCGTTATCTCTTCACTCCCGCAATTTGCAGTCGCCCGTTGAATTGTCAATTAGGTTTGAGTGAATTTTTTGTCCAGTGTGTCTTTttgaatttattattattattattattattattattattattattattattattattattattattattattattattataacaatATAACATTAAACTAGCATCCTCTCACATATTTTACTGTTCttagtaaaatatttttatttaaatttttattattCCATTATAATGGGAGActttcaaatgaaaaccaccctAAAACAGAGAGAACCGCTAGAGAACCGCTAGAACTCTTACTTCCGTGTGAGTTTTTCAACGAAATTTTGCATAAATGTAGAGTAACATCTTACTAAGACGtctctaaaaatacaaaaaaaaaaacattacgaGCCGTTTTTTGACCTGTAAGGATGATTTACGGTGGGGTAAATCACTCTAGCATGTATGTTTTAGTGATAATGCCCCACCATAAAAAATGtcctacaattttttttattttttaaatgtaatttaaaaaaatgttgaaacaaaacattgaaaaaaaatCTTTAGAGGTCAAGTTCTCTCAAGAAAACTAGTTCTCGTTTTAACAATTCTCTTATTCTAATATTATATTGATCCTTTTtagcattttttttttgtttttcttttataagtTTTAAGATACTATGTTTTATAGACTCTTAAGTAGTCAAGTGTGTTATGAtattcttatttttatctacatatTGATATAAACTTTGTTCAAATTCAAGTTGTGAATGATAATGTATAAGTAATCGAAGCACACCGTATATGCCATCAAAATTATCTCAtggttcagttttttttttttccttctttttttttataaagtaaCGTCATTTACCTTTTTCGTCATTCTAAtaatacaatataatataatggGTTATAAAGTTCAGAATATACCGTTGCGACGTGTTTATTTTTATTCATGTTTCTATAAAAGTTTTGTTCGAATGGGCCATATATAATTGTTTTTTCTTTATTATGACATGATGAACTGAAACGGTATCGTCCACACAACATCAATACcgatattcgtttttatggttttctcaACTTTCTGGTATTAATTTCACTGAACACGGAATTGTATTCGCAATATAGAGTTGTCTTTTTTTGTATTGTAAGCTAATTGAGTGTCGGTTTTGTACCTATACCATGACGAACTGAACCAATACCCTCCCGAACAATATCGCTACTGGAATTcctttttatggttttcgattgAAGTAAAATACATGTCAATTGCTATACAGTGCCAGTATCGTACCGACACTATAACAAACCAAACCGATATCAACCATAAGCCTGTCATGTAGTGCACCACACCGCTCCAACGTGTCAATACCCTTTTCAGCAGGCTATATTTTGTTGAGTTGGCGTAAGGTCCTTTTTACATCGCGACGCACGAGTACGTCTGCTGGTTTATATAATACACTTGTAAAAGAAGTCGTAGCCAAATTCAAAAGAGGAAAACTTTGAGTGTTTTTCACTTTGCTTTTTAATGTTTAgtctttagtgaatgaatgtttaGTCAATTAATTTTCTGATGGCTAATaaatcaaatttaaaatttgattcAAACAAGTTGACTTTAAAAAGTATAAAGTACGTGGATTCTAATTTTCTTGAAATTGCAACTAGttataaataattataaaagGTATAGTTAAATAATAGGTTGACttagtaataaaaaaatataatatttatgAATTACAATGGATGGATATCggttaataatttttttaaattccCTGTGGTAATTCCATAAGAAAGAGTTTATTACATAATTTTACCTTCTTTCATAATTCACAAACACTGTGGTAATTccataaagagtttataacataattttACCCTCTTTCATAGTTAACAAACAGTTaacaaaaatatacaaataataaaacattctTCAACATGGTGAAATTATTTATCATTTACCGCATTTATTAATTTATGACTATCTTACCAGTCCTAAATTTGAGACATATAAACCACAATTACATATAAATCCAAGTTTAGATATATAAATCACAATCACATATAAATCCAAGTTTATTTTTTATACATACTAGATTATTTCTACaggccgcgcgttgcggcggcaacACGTTAGTTGTTTATAGGTAGCGGCAAGTTATGTGATCCATTAACTGTATGAAAACGCATGTTTCAATGTATATTGTCTAACTCAGtataacctatataagcattgcagTTACAAAAGAAACGGAATCGAACCCGGGTTGGTTCATTTAGTGAGGGTTCCACCTAACCACTATACCACCCTTACCTTGCACCAAAACTTATCGGCGTCAAAACTTACattaactcaaatttataccgtcgaatgaaaacgtattatatttgacccgactcgtttccAAACACAGTTTACCTCAAAACGTAgactaataaaaaaataatgtaaAAATAAGATGTCGGTATGTTAATTTATACAGACATGTACGTTAACACATACACCAACTgaaaaacgtacataaaaataagaatGAATGCACATTATATTTAACCCAACTACGTCTAAACGTGAAATCATAA
The sequence above is drawn from the Helianthus annuus cultivar XRQ/B chromosome 12, HanXRQr2.0-SUNRISE, whole genome shotgun sequence genome and encodes:
- the LOC110893140 gene encoding non-classical arabinogalactan protein 31, with product MASRHTKITFPSKLVNLFHSKNSLFYLFVFLICLPIGFICSFYLQSFSAAIQTSIFSVFRSLSLVSPPPLPLPHADTLSSLTPPPSLVSPPPLSSNLPQPPLPLPDNLSLSPPPPLTSNLPQPSLPLPLDNLSLSPPPLPPLTSNLPQPPPPLSLPLPLPGNLSLSPPLPPLTSNLREPPLPLPDDLSLSPPPLAPLSSESIPSAISPSSLPFKVSITEQMPMMHNMSDDELVKRVMEIPKMTTTNTPYKVAFMFLTPGPLPLSPLWELFFKGHKGLFSIYVHPHPSYNDTIPQDSVFYATRITSQPLYWGDISMVDAERRLLANALLDPSNQRFVLLSDSCIPLFNFTTTYSYLVNSNLSYIASFDDKRKSGRGRYNPQMSPNITIQDWRKGSQWFEVNRDLALEIVAEQNYYSLFKEYCHPPCYNDEHYLPTLVNILYGGLNSNRTITHVDWSRAGPHPRKYAGSEITEELLNSIRFGSTECVYNDNTTPMCVLFARKFTPGTLNPLLMFAPLLFGSS